The Dendropsophus ebraccatus isolate aDenEbr1 chromosome 10, aDenEbr1.pat, whole genome shotgun sequence genome has a segment encoding these proteins:
- the CYSRT1 gene encoding cysteine-rich tail protein 1 isoform X1 has protein sequence MSKMDKGATVQNPYANVSIPRAQLKSSFVRDTLGADLDGVVITNPSAVPTYPTYITQEAPGSNNNPTSIPTTDYKIHTQDSWRRPYNPYAGDKSQNGGQTEPMYTIDLDKHYKDVNQEEKPCCCYPCCKCCSCCRNSCCVVS, from the coding sequence ATGTCCAAGATGGATAAAGGAGCCACAGTCCAGAACCCCTACGCCAATGTCAGCATCCCTCGGGCCCAGCTGAAGAGCAGCTTTGTCCGGGACACACTTGGTGCAGATCTCGATGGGGTAGTTATTACCAACCCCTCAGCGGTGCCAACTTACCCCACTTACATTACACAGGAAGCCCCCGGCAGCAACAACAACCCAACCTCCATCCCAACCACCGACTACAAAATCCACACGCAGGATTCCTGGAGAAGACCTTACAACCCATATGCCGGGGATAAGTCTCAAAACGGAGGCCAAACCGAGCCCATGTACACCATCGACCTGGACAAACACTACAAAGATGTGAACCAAGAAGAGAAACCATGCTGCTGCTATCCTTGCTGTAAATGCTGTTCGTGCTGCAGGAATTCCTGCTGCGTCGTCTCCTAA